The Podarcis muralis chromosome Z, rPodMur119.hap1.1, whole genome shotgun sequence DNA segment CCCCTTCCTGGCAGGTCACTTAAGCCTCCTGCTGCATTACTGGGCTAGCCCTACATTTCCAAAGTCTCCATTTGGAACACAGAAAACATGGAAAAGAAGAGAGTGTTATGAGGATATGCAGAAGTACCTTCCTTTCAGATGCATTTGGGATTATGATTCAAGTGTTGTTCATCAGAAGATTTGGCCTCTGGGCTGGTTTGACCTCTACTGCCTTTCTGGGCTTTAACTCCTCTTAACTGGGAGACAGTAGAGCTGTTTGCGAAAGGACTgcggcttagtggtagagcacctgctttgcatgcagaaggtcccatcttcaatccccagcatctccagataggactgggaaggtaccctgcctggaatcctggagagcccctgccagtcaacATAGACACTATgaagctagatggacccatggtcAAACTCAGTAGAAGACAGGTTTCTATGTTCCTACAGACATAGTTGAAGAAATGAACACCTTTTCATTGTTGTTGCATCAGCTTCACGTGATGCCTGTCTGCTTCCCTGAAGCATTCAGCTGTGCGGGGCTGGAGACAGGATGCTGGCCAGAAAAAGCATCCACAGCAGGCCTCTTTCCATGCTCTtaagaacagaacaaaaaaactTGGCAGAATCCATAAGCAAAGGGGGGTGAAGATGCATTTAGTTGCCTTGCAAATGCTTCCATCCACCCCAAGCAACTATCCAGGACTGACCTGCAATGACATACACATCCAATGTTCCAGAGTGCTATCATTAGTCACCAGTGGTAGCCGTTAAGTCTAGGAAAAAATGTCTGCGTGCCCACacttctttattcagctcatcaCACTCGGAGTCGCCATACACGATAGGCATGTGCAGCAAGCGCAGAGGCCCAGCACCGCAGATAACGCAGCAGATAACCGTGACTGCCGCTCATATTTGAGGGCTTTCTTGACCTCCTCGTTCGACTGAGAGATGTAATCAAGGGTATGCAGGACATTGTACTCGATGCTGTTGATGGTCTCCTGCTGCTCTGCAACCAGGATCTCCAGGTGCAGGAAGAGAGCGTGCAACTCGCCAATCTGCACTTCCAAGTCCAGCAGCTGCTGGTGGCGCACCTGCGCCAAGGCCAGATGCTGCTTGGCTCTGAGCACTTCCAAGTCTTGGCCAACGATGCGCGGCACCACAGGACTCTCCACCATCCGCTTGATGTCCTCTTCCTGAAGATCCAAGCCAGCCAGTTCCGTTTGCCTCCTGATCTGCTCCTTCAGCTTCTCCACATATTGTGTCTCCTTGGCGTAGTGGTGGGCAATGATGTCACGGTAGCGGCCAACAAGTGCTGAGAGCTGGATGTGGCGTATGCGGCTAATGGCCAGCCACTGCTTGCTGTCCCTGGCGAGAGCCTCTTGGATGCTGTTGAGCCTCGGCTGCAGGGTTTTGGCCTCCTGGGTGAAAGAGTCTTTGATTGCACTCAGCTCTTTTTTCTCCCTGCAAATGCTTTCCTCGGTAGTGCAGCAAagcacctgctgctgcttcttgtcgATGTTCTCAGATAACTCTTCCAGCTTATTCAGTGCCAAGGAGAGACTGGTTATCTCCTGGAAAACCTTGTTCATGGGATTGCCCTCTTCCTCTTGGAAAATAGGGTTGTCGAAGGAGAGAGTGTCATCTAGATCCAGAGAGTCCCCGTCTTCGTTCACTCTGTTCCTGAGCTCCTCTAACCTGTCCTTCATTTTCAGCTCTTCTCGAAGCCGGAAACATCTGTGGAAGAGGAGGTGAGTGAGGCACACCCATCAGCATTTACGGAGATTTTGAGGGGGCTTGGGGACTTTTGCGTCAGTCAAAGctgttttaaagagagagagatagagagagtaAAAGAAAACTTCCCTCCCTAAAGCGATTGCAAATATTGACTGAGGCAATAAGCTTCTAAACCAGAGTTTACTCTACATCACATGGCTAATGCAAACCGGCTAGACTAGATTccatgccaggggtgggtggcacATAGCCCAATGATACAGCGTCAGCTGTAGAAATGAACATTGCTGAGTGCAGTCATGGGGAAATGtgaaagggggcaggcaggcagggggaatgTTTCAAGCCAGACTCAGCTgactttgaaggtgaccctgcATCAACTTTCAAACTACTGAGTCAAAACCAGATGCAAAGTGGACCAGAATTCAAATGAGTGCCATTAAAGAATGGAGGTTGTGCATGCATTCCATGGTTCTGCATTCTGCAGTCACagaatccttccttccttccttccttccttccttccttccttccttccttccttccttccttccttccttccctgtttCTTCTTCTGGCTACTAATCCTactggctatgttctgcctccactgtcgggggcagtatgcctctgaataccagttcctgtaaaccccagaaggggagagtgctgttgtgctcaggtcattGCTTGTGGGAGTCCcagaggccactgtgagaacaggatggtggacaagGTGGGCTACTGGCCCAAGCCAGCAAGCTCTTTTGTTCTTACAACTTTCTGTTCATAAATAAATTTGAAGGATTTTTTGTCATGCATAATAACAGCATAATTTGAGCAGTAGCAAAAAATTAACAATAAACAAAAATCCAAAGCCTGAAGGTGCTTTTATAGGCCCCATCCCTGCTTTTCCCCTTCCAATCCTGCCCCCCATCTAGTGTAGAGGCATCTCCCTGTTTATATGGGGTTTGCATTCCAAGGCACCATGTATTTAcatgaaattgtgtatatttgaaacaccattgaaaaagcctgcaaacaccccattctgcTCCTGtccctttttgtgatgttttgggTGCAGTTGTACACACACCTAAAACAGTCATTTGCTGTACTTTCTCCCCCAATTTTGGGGGACATGCTGGGAGAATGGGAAGGCTTTGGAGAttggaagggggttggactacatgatactcagggtccctgccaactctaccaTTTTATGATCTAAAACCTCCCTCagtccatgccccccccccttcataacATCCCTTTTTCCTGTTGGCACCATCAGATCACAGACAGGGAAATGGCAAGTGCAGTCCAGATTTTTGCACTCACAGGGCGTAGGTCAACTAGGGGAACaggacactgccccaccaacctcagtctgcccttagCCGGCTCCCACCAGCCTAGAACTGCCTGTCAACCTCCTCTGTGTAGaacttgtagaactcagcagggaggagaatgagCGGGAAAGATAGAATGAGTTGACTCCACCTGTCACCGGCTCTGGCTCAATCTACTcttgacctccctgccttccaccctaccagttccAGTGGGCATCAGTCAGCCCTGCTCTCTGCATTCAGAGGAAGGTCCAGTATATCCTATTGCCCCTCAGATGCCCTTCCAATGACAGTAGGATTGTGTCCAACAAAATACCCTCTTTTAACACACAAtcaggaggggaaggaggagatGCTGCacctccttttcctcccctcctaaAAAGAGTACACATGAAATGAGCAGCAACCAGCAACTGGAAACATGCATGATCAGAGATACCCAACTGGTAAGTGGGAGGATCTGATCTTGCACAGTTCtgcttcaggggtggggaagaaaaaggaggaaaaaggagaGTTTGGAAGGTGAAGGTATCCACCTATACCTACATCTATCTTCTCTATGggtgtatattgtatttaattatggagtatcagagtttttagggggctaaccaggctgggatggctgggatagcaggcttgttggcttttgaatgtctggtgtagattttttcaatttcattgttctgcatgggacaatgacaataaagattatcgtatcgtatgtGGCCACCAGGTAGATCCCTCCTTTTCTGGTTTCTCCTTCTTCATGCTTGACACCACACCTCCTGACTATCCCCAGATCGTTCTGAGCTACCCCAGCCCAACTCAACTGCAACCCACATTCCTCCAAAGGAACCCAATATGTCCAGGATTTGGACCTCATTTGAATCCAGTGCACAACCCAAATACATATACCATTTCTATTCTCCAAGCTTTGCAACTGATCTTTCAAGATCTCAGGAATACTCAATGAATGGACGGCAGGTAAAGAAGAACAGCCTCTGATAATAATGTGTGTAATCATacacataaaaatgtgtgtgaTAATGCACATGATATCCAATAATTGTTTCCAGTCTTAGTAGAACTGGAACAAAAAGTATTTGCTTCTTGCTGAGTTCAAGCAGCgagagagaaattaaaaaagacctgTAAAGAAAAGCTTGGAATTGAGATTTTCATAAGATTTGATTCCTCATTATAAAATGAGCTTCATGTGGTGGATCTGATCCTGACAGACATGGACTCAAGTGCCACCTCTACCTGGTGATGTTGGGCAAGTCAGCTTAGGGAACAGCTGGAGTTCAGTAGtcaagcacctgctttgcaggcaAAAGGATCCAGATTCAATAcctggtcttgaaagacttgctcCGAAAGCTTGGGGAGCCACTACTATTCAGTGTAGatgagggatggggaacatgtggcaccccatgtgttgttggactacaactcctatcatcccttatcactggccatgctgagagaggctgatgggaactgtagtccagcatcatctgaaaggccacaggttgccaTCCCTGCTTATAGGCAATACCAGGTTAgacaggccaatggtctgactcagtttaaagcagcttcctgtgtctgaGTTTCCCACTGTAGCTTGATGCCAAGGCTACTTTCAGAGGTGTACCAGGGAGTAAGAACTA contains these protein-coding regions:
- the LOC114589491 gene encoding syntaxin-3-like isoform X2; amino-acid sequence: MKDRLEELRNRVNEDGDSLDLDDTLSFDNPIFQEEEGNPMNKVFQEITSLSLALNKLEELSENIDKKQQQVLCCTTEESICREKKELSAIKDSFTQEAKTLQPRLNSIQEALARDSKQWLAISRIRHIQLSALVGRYRDIIAHHYAKETQYVEKLKEQIRRQTELAGLDLQEEDIKRMVESPVVPRIVGQDLEVLRAKQHLALAQVRHQQLLDLEVQIGELHALFLHLEILVAEQQETINSIEYNVLHTLDYISQSNEEVKKALKYERQSRLSAALSAVLGLCACCTCLSCMATPSVMS
- the LOC114589491 gene encoding syntaxin-3-like isoform X1 encodes the protein MHESEARHEKIKLRCFRLREELKMKDRLEELRNRVNEDGDSLDLDDTLSFDNPIFQEEEGNPMNKVFQEITSLSLALNKLEELSENIDKKQQQVLCCTTEESICREKKELSAIKDSFTQEAKTLQPRLNSIQEALARDSKQWLAISRIRHIQLSALVGRYRDIIAHHYAKETQYVEKLKEQIRRQTELAGLDLQEEDIKRMVESPVVPRIVGQDLEVLRAKQHLALAQVRHQQLLDLEVQIGELHALFLHLEILVAEQQETINSIEYNVLHTLDYISQSNEEVKKALKYERQSRLSAALSAVLGLCACCTCLSCMATPSVMS